The Verrucomicrobium spinosum DSM 4136 = JCM 18804 genome includes a region encoding these proteins:
- a CDS encoding SDR family NAD(P)-dependent oxidoreductase, giving the protein MKTPAVALVTGAGKGIGREVARLLVEKGLEVWVAARNAGQAAEVAEALGPQAHAVTLDVTHEGSVQAAAAEVEQRSGRLDVLINNAAVLLDRADDIAAVPVEVLRHTLETNVLGVWRVVQAFLPLLEKSAAPRIVNVSSGAGQLSDPGNWAPAYSVSKTALNGVTTQLAVARPHMAVNAVSPGWCRTDMGGPGATKSAEEGADSIVWLAVEAPQNLTGKFISDRREMAW; this is encoded by the coding sequence CGCCTGCAGTTGCCCTGGTCACTGGAGCTGGAAAAGGGATCGGCCGGGAGGTGGCCCGGTTGCTGGTGGAAAAGGGGCTGGAAGTATGGGTGGCAGCGCGCAATGCGGGACAAGCTGCGGAGGTGGCAGAGGCTCTGGGACCTCAGGCGCATGCCGTGACGTTGGATGTTACGCATGAAGGTTCGGTGCAGGCCGCCGCAGCGGAAGTGGAGCAACGGTCTGGCCGGCTTGATGTGCTGATTAACAACGCCGCCGTCCTGCTGGACCGGGCAGATGACATCGCTGCCGTGCCGGTGGAAGTCCTACGGCACACGCTGGAAACCAACGTGCTCGGGGTGTGGCGGGTCGTTCAGGCCTTCCTGCCCCTGCTGGAGAAGAGTGCGGCTCCACGAATCGTCAATGTCTCCAGTGGAGCCGGGCAACTCAGCGACCCTGGCAACTGGGCTCCGGCCTACAGTGTCTCCAAGACGGCCCTCAATGGCGTGACCACTCAGCTCGCGGTGGCGCGCCCGCACATGGCGGTGAACGCCGTATCTCCCGGATGGTGCCGTACGGACATGGGCGGACCTGGCGCGACGAAGTCTGCCGAGGAAGGTGCGGACAGCATTGTCTGGTTGGCGGTAGAGGCACCCCAGAACCTGACCGGGAAGTTTATCTCAGACCGGCGGGAGATGGCTTGGTAG
- a CDS encoding RDD family protein yields the protein MEQNASPDAFEFASLWERLAAHLIDGVIMIAIFLALMFMFTQLGSYSPLPENAALVGTMVLVVGYRLFGDAAMGGRAIGKRRMGIKVVDATTRKACTFWQGALRNVLFFIPLLNVLDLLFLLLGRQERLGDRLARTYVIRNELLGPRPQKSLY from the coding sequence ATGGAACAGAACGCTTCTCCTGACGCTTTTGAGTTTGCCTCGCTCTGGGAGCGACTGGCCGCGCATCTCATTGATGGCGTGATCATGATCGCCATTTTTCTTGCTCTCATGTTCATGTTTACCCAGCTGGGCTCTTACAGTCCGCTTCCGGAAAACGCTGCATTGGTAGGGACGATGGTCTTGGTAGTGGGGTATCGGCTCTTCGGGGATGCTGCAATGGGTGGGCGCGCGATTGGGAAGAGGCGGATGGGAATTAAGGTCGTTGACGCAACCACTCGGAAAGCTTGCACTTTCTGGCAGGGTGCACTTCGGAACGTGCTGTTCTTCATCCCACTGCTGAATGTCCTTGATCTGCTCTTTCTGTTGCTGGGGAGGCAGGAGCGGCTTGGCGACAGACTCGCCCGTACCTATGTGATCCGGAATGAACTTCTAGGGCCCCGACCTCAGAAATCCCTGTATTGA
- the guaB gene encoding IMP dehydrogenase, with product MGEISLSLSFDDVLLLPGRSEVLPGEVFLGTQLTKALPLNIPVLSSAMDTVTESELAIALAREGGMGVIHRACTIDFQAEQVARVKRSENTVIQKPLTVRPDTTLAELARLMREKGVSGFPVVDEKNVLVGMVTSRDMWYLEDESTPAHKMMTPREKLAVGEPDTNWEEALKILYINRIEKLPLVDAAGHLAGLITKQDIEKRQMFTSAAKDGQGRLRAGAAVGVSEDCVDRALAMQAAGADAIFIDAATGHTSRVMNVISRLREALGDGTPVVAGNVVTKDGAKDLCDAGASAIKVGVGPGSICTTRIISGVGMPQFSAVQEVAEICRPRGVTVISDGGIRFSGDVVKAIAAGADLVMLGSLLAGTAESPGAMVKWQGRTFKEYRGMGSLKAMRKGAGDRYGQNSSGKLVPEGVEARVPYKGPLADVVFQLMGGLRSGMGYVGADNLQQLRDKARFVRITAGGLKESHPHDIVITEEPVNYEVG from the coding sequence ATGGGCGAAATCTCATTGTCTCTCTCTTTCGACGACGTGCTTCTGCTGCCTGGCAGAAGTGAAGTGCTTCCTGGTGAAGTTTTTCTGGGTACGCAGCTGACCAAGGCGCTGCCTCTGAACATTCCCGTGCTGTCCTCCGCCATGGACACTGTCACGGAAAGCGAACTGGCCATCGCACTGGCCCGTGAAGGTGGCATGGGAGTCATCCACCGCGCCTGCACCATCGACTTTCAGGCTGAGCAGGTGGCCCGGGTGAAGCGGTCGGAGAACACGGTCATTCAGAAGCCCCTGACTGTCCGCCCCGACACCACCCTGGCCGAACTCGCCCGCCTCATGCGGGAGAAGGGCGTCAGCGGCTTCCCGGTGGTCGATGAAAAGAACGTTCTCGTGGGCATGGTGACCAGCCGTGACATGTGGTACCTCGAAGACGAGTCCACCCCGGCACACAAGATGATGACGCCTCGCGAAAAGCTGGCGGTGGGTGAGCCGGATACGAACTGGGAAGAGGCGCTCAAGATCCTCTATATCAATCGCATTGAGAAGCTTCCCCTGGTGGATGCGGCCGGACACCTGGCTGGTCTGATCACCAAGCAGGATATCGAGAAGCGCCAGATGTTCACCAGCGCCGCCAAGGACGGCCAGGGCCGTCTCCGGGCCGGTGCTGCGGTGGGCGTGAGCGAAGACTGCGTGGATCGCGCACTGGCCATGCAGGCGGCAGGGGCGGATGCCATCTTCATTGATGCCGCCACGGGACACACCTCCCGTGTCATGAACGTGATCAGCCGACTGCGTGAAGCGCTGGGCGACGGCACCCCAGTTGTCGCTGGCAACGTGGTCACCAAAGACGGCGCGAAGGATCTCTGCGACGCGGGTGCCTCCGCCATCAAAGTGGGCGTGGGACCAGGGTCTATCTGTACCACGCGCATCATCTCCGGCGTGGGCATGCCGCAGTTCAGCGCGGTGCAGGAGGTGGCCGAAATCTGCCGCCCCCGCGGTGTGACAGTCATTTCTGACGGTGGGATTCGTTTTTCTGGTGACGTGGTCAAAGCCATCGCCGCTGGCGCGGATCTGGTGATGTTGGGCTCACTTCTCGCTGGTACCGCGGAAAGCCCGGGGGCCATGGTCAAGTGGCAGGGCCGCACCTTCAAGGAGTACCGTGGCATGGGCTCCCTCAAGGCCATGCGCAAGGGGGCAGGCGACCGCTACGGTCAGAACTCCTCTGGCAAACTGGTTCCTGAAGGCGTCGAGGCCCGAGTGCCCTACAAGGGGCCGCTTGCCGACGTCGTCTTCCAGCTCATGGGCGGCCTCCGCTCCGGCATGGGCTACGTAGGCGCGGACAACCTTCAGCAACTGCGCGACAAAGCCCGCTTCGTCCGCATCACCGCTGGCGGTCTCAAGGAAAGCCATCCTCACGACATCGTGATCACGGAAGAGCCCGTGAACTACGAAGTGGGTTGA
- a CDS encoding Gfo/Idh/MocA family protein — protein sequence MTRRHFLATTSAAAASLPSLQAAQGGKLKVAVIGHSGRGAYGHGLDTMWLQVPETEIVGVADADEKGLAGAVTKLKLKSEQGFAEYAKMLATVKPDIVAIGPRHVDQHRDMLLAAINSGAKGIYIEKPFVRTLAEADEVLAAAKAKNVKISIAHRNRFHPVLPVVQKLIDDGTVGQVLEMRGRGKEDQRGGGLDLWVLGTHVMNLACYFGGKPLECSAVVLQNGKPVTKADVAEGAEGIGLLAGNEVHARYQMERGMPVYFDSIQNAGVKEAAFGLQIIGTKGIVDFRIDVEPLAHFLPGNPFRPVKEPRVWQPITTGGIGQQEPIANLGKNVGGHLTAAADLIAAVRENREPLCSGEEGRTTVEIVAGAFESHRLGGARVALPLSDRGNPLAKL from the coding sequence ATGACGCGCCGACACTTCCTCGCCACCACCTCCGCCGCTGCTGCATCCCTCCCTTCTCTTCAGGCTGCCCAGGGGGGCAAACTGAAGGTGGCGGTAATCGGGCACTCCGGTCGCGGTGCGTACGGGCATGGGCTGGACACGATGTGGCTGCAAGTGCCAGAGACGGAAATCGTGGGCGTGGCGGATGCGGATGAAAAAGGGCTGGCTGGCGCGGTGACGAAGCTCAAGCTCAAGAGCGAGCAGGGATTTGCAGAATACGCAAAGATGCTGGCGACGGTGAAGCCCGACATCGTGGCCATTGGTCCGCGTCACGTTGACCAGCATCGCGACATGTTGCTGGCTGCGATCAACTCGGGGGCGAAGGGCATCTACATTGAGAAGCCGTTCGTTCGCACGCTGGCCGAGGCCGATGAGGTGCTGGCTGCGGCGAAGGCGAAGAACGTGAAGATTTCGATCGCTCATCGCAACCGCTTTCACCCTGTGCTGCCTGTGGTGCAGAAGCTCATCGACGACGGCACGGTGGGCCAGGTGCTGGAGATGCGCGGTCGTGGGAAGGAAGACCAGCGTGGGGGCGGACTGGACCTCTGGGTGCTGGGCACTCATGTGATGAATCTGGCCTGTTACTTCGGGGGCAAACCGTTGGAGTGCTCCGCCGTCGTTTTGCAGAACGGCAAGCCGGTCACCAAGGCTGACGTGGCGGAAGGAGCGGAGGGCATTGGTCTGCTCGCCGGGAATGAAGTGCATGCCCGTTACCAGATGGAGCGCGGCATGCCGGTCTATTTTGACTCCATTCAGAATGCGGGGGTGAAGGAGGCAGCTTTCGGGCTGCAGATCATCGGCACCAAGGGCATCGTCGATTTTCGCATTGATGTGGAACCCCTTGCGCACTTCCTGCCGGGGAATCCTTTCCGTCCCGTGAAGGAGCCCCGAGTGTGGCAGCCTATCACTACCGGTGGCATTGGCCAACAGGAGCCGATTGCGAACCTCGGGAAGAATGTCGGTGGACACCTCACTGCGGCGGCAGACCTGATCGCTGCCGTCCGGGAGAACCGAGAGCCGCTTTGCAGTGGCGAAGAGGGGCGCACTACTGTGGAAATCGTGGCCGGAGCGTTCGAGTCCCACCGGCTGGGGGGGGCTAGAGTGGCCCTGCCGCTGAGTGACCGCGGAAATCCTCTGGCGAAGTTGTAG